Within the Acuticoccus sediminis genome, the region CCGTCAGGCGCGCCGCGATCCGCTCCAGGACCGCCTTGTCGGAATCGGTCTTGCGGGTGTCGTGCGGGACCATGACGACCGAGTGGCCCGCCGCGATCACCGCCTTCAGGAACGGGACGTGCGCGGCCTCGAAACCGCCGGTCTTGCGGGCGACGAGGAAGTTGGCCGTCAGCGCGACGATCTTGCGCCCGGCATCCCGCTCGCCGGCGATGAAGGCGAACGCCTCCGGCTCGCCCGCCTCGTCCCGCGGGCAGAGGAAGGCGAGGTCCGCGACCAGACCGATGGGGCGCTCGAGGTGGGCGGCCATCCGCGCCCGGGAGACCGGGTCGCGCGCGTGGATCGCCACCGACGGCGGCAGCTGCCGCAGCGCCGCGACGCAGACCGGGTTGGGCGCCTCGTTGAAGCTGGAGCCGAGAACCGTCGCCGCGCAGCCGCGCTGTGCCAGCGTCGAGAGGATCTTCAGGCGCCGGATCACGGAGTCCGGGTTGTAGATCCCGTCCAGGATGTCGGCGCCGATGAGGAAGGCGGCGCCGACCCGCCGCGTGCGCCACATGACGTCGAGGAAGGTGCGCCGGTCGCCGTCGAAGAGATAGGGGTCGGCGGGGACGTGGTCGTCGAAGCCGGAGAGCGGCGCCCATGTGTCGTCGGCGAGGAGGCAGACCTTGTAGCCCTGCTCGCGAAGCCGGTCGCGGGCGACGAGGGTCATCGCCGCGTCGCCGAGGCTGCCGTGGCCGGAGGCCGGTACGATCAGCGCCCAGCGCTCGCCCCGGGCGCCGGCAAGCGCGCCGACCCCGCGGGAGATCAGTCCGAGAGCGAGATCCTGCTTCATGCTCGATATCCTGACAGTTCGCTCAATGGCCGGCGCAGCAGCGTCGCGATGTAGCCGCTGATGTCGCGCCCGACCCGGTCCCACCCGAAGGCCGAGAGGTCGGCCGTGCCGAGGTCGCGCCCGGCGATCCGGGCGAGGAAGTCGTCGATGACCTCGGCGCGGATGGGGCCGTCGTAGAGGTGGACGAAGTCCGGCCCGACCATCTCCTGAAGCTCCGGCAGGCTGCCGAGGCGGGGGGCGAGG harbors:
- a CDS encoding polysaccharide pyruvyl transferase family protein; the encoded protein is MKQDLALGLISRGVGALAGARGERWALIVPASGHGSLGDAAMTLVARDRLREQGYKVCLLADDTWAPLSGFDDHVPADPYLFDGDRRTFLDVMWRTRRVGAAFLIGADILDGIYNPDSVIRRLKILSTLAQRGCAATVLGSSFNEAPNPVCVAALRQLPPSVAIHARDPVSRARMAAHLERPIGLVADLAFLCPRDEAGEPEAFAFIAGERDAGRKIVALTANFLVARKTGGFEAAHVPFLKAVIAAGHSVVMVPHDTRKTDSDKAVLERIAARLTDGERTHTHLIPADDPQRVKAVLAGCDLGVTSRMHAAILAMGAGVPALCFGYQGKFEGLFDLVGLADEDLLHAPEALVADPEGLARCVIGKLAERERLAAKLAARLPAVKAMSRANFSPDGAAAGVPAPVAPSVTERAA